One genomic window of Desulfuromonas sp. AOP6 includes the following:
- a CDS encoding PilZ domain-containing protein, producing MENYHLARAFLDSITEENCREKGREVSQKALINKLNSINFHGGHILITLSHRRYPQKITLKAAPQPCFNAQADFLWLEPEGIRAKLKAYEFDNLIIADGLKLIVVKPELVNMASQGMRILLPKMGCEVRSRKTQRFPCLPLQVDVIQNSAHFKGVLQDFTACSFAVKLSTAAPQTFNWLNPNEPVMVVLSNDTTPLFGGECHIVYQSWEQKTRTVVLHIQRQMTPRFKSKEFRSPRQELVPSPNIQFLHPLTEKKIDLGVINLSGTGLAVEEDLSHSVLLPGLIIPKLQLIFATSFTLTCMAQVIYRRPRSDDPVETRVICGLAILDMEMEEHVNLLSLLQQANDPRSYLCNRVDLDALWHFFFETGFIYPEKYAHIQAKKEKFKKTYEKLYTESPRIARHFIYQDKGVIMGHMAMLRFYSKTWLIHHHAADRTLSQKAGLVVLEQAGQYLNDSYNLHSSHMNFVMCYFRPDNKFPRRVFGGVAKYISNPKGCSMDDFAYFYIEPENGLEQRADEPWHMQPLTEEDLVEFGYFYEHLSGGLMIPAMDLEPGIGSGDEPDEEFFKLGLKRQRFCFSLKQDGELQAVILINLSDAGLNMSELTNCIQVIVLDQDNLNRVDLMAALKRLGRQYFEGDKIPAILYPVKYAKDQEIKYDKIYTMWILNCQNLDQYFKFCNTFLTRI from the coding sequence ATGGAGAACTATCATCTTGCCAGAGCATTCCTGGATTCCATCACGGAAGAAAATTGCCGTGAAAAGGGCCGCGAAGTCAGCCAAAAAGCCCTGATCAACAAGCTCAACTCCATTAATTTTCATGGCGGTCATATTTTGATCACACTCTCGCACCGCCGCTATCCTCAGAAAATAACCCTGAAAGCGGCTCCCCAGCCCTGCTTCAATGCGCAGGCAGACTTTCTCTGGCTGGAACCTGAGGGTATCCGGGCCAAGCTCAAGGCCTACGAGTTCGATAACCTGATCATTGCCGACGGCCTCAAACTCATCGTGGTCAAGCCTGAGCTTGTCAATATGGCTTCACAAGGGATGCGAATCTTGCTGCCAAAGATGGGCTGTGAAGTGCGTTCCAGAAAAACACAGCGTTTCCCCTGCCTACCCCTGCAGGTGGACGTCATACAGAACAGTGCCCATTTCAAAGGAGTCCTTCAGGACTTTACTGCCTGTTCTTTCGCCGTCAAATTGAGCACTGCCGCACCCCAGACCTTCAATTGGCTCAACCCCAATGAACCCGTCATGGTTGTGCTGAGCAACGACACAACACCCCTTTTTGGCGGAGAGTGCCATATCGTCTATCAGAGCTGGGAACAGAAGACCCGTACCGTGGTTCTGCACATCCAGCGCCAGATGACTCCGCGCTTCAAAAGCAAGGAATTCAGAAGTCCGCGGCAGGAACTGGTTCCCTCCCCCAATATTCAGTTTCTGCACCCGCTGACAGAAAAGAAGATCGACCTTGGTGTCATCAACCTCTCCGGCACAGGGCTGGCCGTCGAAGAAGACCTGTCCCACTCCGTGCTGCTGCCGGGACTTATCATTCCCAAACTCCAGCTGATCTTTGCCACCAGCTTTACACTGACGTGCATGGCCCAGGTTATCTATCGGCGGCCTCGCAGTGATGACCCGGTAGAGACCCGTGTAATTTGCGGGTTGGCCATACTCGACATGGAAATGGAGGAACATGTCAATCTGCTTTCACTCCTGCAGCAGGCCAATGACCCGCGTTCCTATCTCTGCAACCGGGTGGACCTGGATGCGCTGTGGCATTTCTTTTTTGAAACGGGCTTTATCTATCCGGAAAAGTATGCCCACATTCAGGCCAAAAAAGAAAAGTTCAAGAAGACCTACGAAAAACTCTACACCGAGAGCCCTCGGATTGCCCGTCACTTTATTTATCAGGACAAAGGCGTGATCATGGGGCACATGGCCATGCTGCGATTTTACAGCAAAACCTGGCTGATACACCACCACGCGGCAGACCGGACACTGTCACAGAAAGCGGGCCTGGTGGTCCTGGAACAGGCGGGCCAATACCTAAACGACTCCTACAACCTCCACTCATCTCATATGAATTTTGTCATGTGCTATTTCCGACCGGACAACAAGTTTCCTCGCCGTGTCTTTGGAGGTGTGGCGAAATACATCAGCAATCCCAAGGGATGCTCGATGGATGACTTTGCCTATTTCTATATTGAGCCTGAAAATGGATTGGAGCAGCGGGCCGACGAACCTTGGCATATGCAGCCTTTAACAGAGGAGGACCTCGTTGAGTTCGGCTACTTCTACGAGCACCTTTCCGGGGGGTTGATGATTCCGGCCATGGATCTGGAGCCGGGAATCGGAAGCGGGGATGAGCCCGATGAAGAATTTTTCAAGTTAGGGCTCAAAAGGCAGCGGTTTTGCTTCTCTTTAAAACAGGACGGTGAATTGCAGGCGGTGATCCTGATCAATCTCTCCGACGCGGGTCTCAACATGTCTGAGCTCACCAACTGCATCCAGGTTATCGTCCTTGACCAGGACAATCTCAACAGGGTCGATTTGATGGCCGCGCTGAAAAGACTGGGCAGGCAGTATTTCGAGGGGGATAAAATCCCGGCCATTTTATACCCGGTCAAATACGCCAAAGACCAGGAGATAAAATATGATAAGATTTACACAATGTGGATTTTGAATTGCCAGAATCTTGACCAATACTTCAAATTCTGCAACACTTTCCTGACACGCATATAA
- the amrS gene encoding AmmeMemoRadiSam system radical SAM enzyme: MHEAAFWEKKDGDKALCTLCRHQCLIASGRRGLCGVRENRDGILYSLVYEKLIAENVDHIEKKPLFHYLPGSTSYSMATVGCNFRCRHCQNYDISQWTASRGPIPGEKVSPAHIVQRALAAGCRSISYTYTEPTIFYEYAYDTAVLAKEAGLGNVFVSNGYTGTAALERIAPYLDAANVDLKGFTDDFYREVAGARLQGVLDTLRDYRRLGIWLEVTTLLIPGHNDTDEELRALAGFIRNELGAQVPWHVTAFYPTYKMLNVSPTPVETLRRARQIGLEAGLKYVYEGNVPGEGGENTFCPACGKQVISRVGYRVDASHLAGGACDACGAPLEGVWR, translated from the coding sequence ATGCACGAAGCGGCCTTCTGGGAAAAAAAAGATGGAGACAAGGCACTTTGCACGCTGTGTCGTCACCAGTGTCTGATTGCTTCCGGCAGGAGAGGCCTTTGCGGTGTGCGGGAAAATCGCGACGGCATTCTCTACTCTCTTGTCTATGAAAAGCTGATTGCCGAGAACGTCGACCACATCGAGAAAAAACCTCTTTTTCACTATCTTCCAGGGTCCACCAGTTATTCCATGGCTACCGTTGGCTGCAATTTTCGCTGCCGGCACTGTCAGAATTACGACATATCCCAATGGACCGCTTCCAGGGGCCCGATACCGGGGGAGAAGGTGTCCCCTGCCCATATCGTGCAGCGGGCTCTGGCGGCAGGATGCCGCAGCATTTCCTATACCTATACCGAACCGACCATCTTCTACGAGTATGCCTATGACACCGCCGTCCTGGCTAAAGAAGCCGGTCTTGGCAATGTATTTGTCAGCAACGGCTATACGGGTACCGCTGCGCTCGAACGGATTGCTCCCTATCTCGATGCGGCCAATGTCGACCTCAAGGGCTTTACGGATGATTTCTACCGGGAGGTGGCGGGAGCCCGTCTGCAGGGGGTGCTGGATACTCTGCGGGACTACCGGCGACTCGGAATCTGGCTGGAAGTCACTACGCTGCTGATCCCCGGCCACAACGATACCGATGAGGAGCTGCGCGCCCTGGCCGGATTCATCCGCAACGAGCTCGGTGCCCAGGTCCCTTGGCACGTCACCGCTTTTTATCCGACCTACAAGATGCTGAATGTGTCACCTACGCCCGTGGAGACCTTGCGGCGCGCCCGGCAGATAGGGCTGGAGGCGGGGTTGAAATATGTTTATGAGGGGAATGTGCCCGGGGAGGGGGGTGAAAATACGTTTTGCCCGGCCTGTGGCAAGCAGGTTATTTCCCGGGTGGGATATCGTGTTGATGCCAGCCATCTGGCTGGTGGGGCATGTGATGCCTGCGGGGCCCCCCTCGAAGGTGTCTGGCGCTAG
- a CDS encoding class I SAM-dependent methyltransferase, which yields MSKSKYLMENEKEALRLDQKTDRERLSEQALWAGLRPGMRVADIGCGSGKTTGFLHGLVQPGGSALGVDASAERIAHAQRTQSSSGATFVCRNVYASLEDLGPFDFIWSRFFLEYHRQESFAIVQRLTDILSPGGIMCLVDLDYNCLNHYGLPVRLEKTVCGVMKTLEQNADFDPYVGRKLYAYLYDLGYEEIRVELSAHHLIYGELGSTDAFNWATKVEVAAQNSGYPFSDYPGGYEEFREEFMACFKDPRRFTYTPLIACRGRKPVK from the coding sequence TTGTCCAAATCAAAATATCTTATGGAAAACGAGAAGGAAGCTTTGCGGCTTGATCAGAAGACGGATAGAGAGCGATTGAGTGAACAGGCTCTCTGGGCCGGGCTGCGTCCTGGCATGCGAGTCGCCGATATCGGTTGCGGATCGGGCAAAACTACCGGGTTTCTGCATGGCTTGGTTCAACCCGGTGGGAGTGCTCTGGGAGTTGATGCCTCGGCGGAACGCATCGCCCATGCCCAAAGGACGCAATCTTCTTCGGGGGCCACGTTTGTCTGTAGAAATGTTTATGCCTCTCTTGAAGATCTGGGCCCCTTCGATTTTATCTGGTCGCGGTTTTTTCTGGAATACCACCGCCAGGAGAGTTTTGCCATCGTGCAGCGATTAACGGATATTTTAAGCCCCGGTGGCATCATGTGTCTGGTAGATCTTGACTACAATTGCCTGAATCATTACGGACTCCCTGTCCGCCTGGAAAAAACGGTCTGTGGTGTGATGAAAACGCTGGAGCAGAACGCCGATTTCGATCCCTACGTGGGACGAAAGCTCTATGCCTACCTTTATGATCTGGGCTATGAGGAAATCCGGGTTGAGCTGTCGGCCCACCACCTGATCTATGGTGAACTCGGCAGTACCGATGCCTTTAACTGGGCTACGAAAGTCGAAGTCGCGGCCCAGAACTCGGGATATCCTTTTTCGGATTATCCGGGTGGATACGAGGAGTTTCGGGAGGAGTTCATGGCCTGTTTTAAAGACCCGAGGCGCTTCACTTATACCCCGCTCATTGCTTGTCGTGGAAGGAAACCCGTGAAATAA
- a CDS encoding outer membrane protein transport protein gives MLSPRDLRPLFLAILTGALLFPQTILASGFGIFTQGASALGQANATVAHADGPSALYFNPALLTDLPGTAMELGTTLIYPRRDFTSDTTGRKDSTDSTLYAPSTFYLTHTFNEKFSAGVGLFNPFGLGTEWDDNWEGRYLATRSEIVTYAFNPAVGYRPTSWLSIGAGLNLLYLDATLEKQVKLSFIGLDDGQQKFTGDGTGVGFNLGILLKLNPKIQFGAGYRSPIKVDIDGRVNFTLPDPGLAVILPDTTAQTDITLPQQLVAGLAFFPTDNLTLETGIRWEDWSSYDELHITFAQPVGGSTFAIYPKNWQATWAWNLGGKYRLNERISLLAGYLYGEDAIGDATFEPSVPDADSHLFCLGTTLHFDRLAISLSYGYQHLEGRRKNNSFLPDVDPAVSDPADYARGSYESELHLLGLSAGYHF, from the coding sequence ATGCTGAGCCCTCGTGACCTTCGTCCTTTGTTCCTGGCCATCCTGACTGGAGCTCTTCTTTTTCCCCAGACTATTTTGGCTTCCGGGTTCGGCATATTCACCCAGGGAGCCAGCGCGCTCGGGCAGGCCAATGCCACCGTCGCACACGCTGACGGCCCTTCGGCCCTGTACTTTAACCCTGCCCTGCTCACAGATTTGCCGGGAACGGCGATGGAACTGGGGACAACCCTGATATACCCCCGACGAGACTTCACCAGTGACACAACCGGCCGGAAAGATTCCACCGACAGCACCCTTTACGCTCCCAGTACATTTTACCTGACGCACACATTCAACGAAAAATTCAGCGCCGGCGTTGGCCTATTCAACCCTTTCGGATTGGGAACGGAGTGGGATGACAATTGGGAAGGACGCTATCTCGCCACCCGTTCGGAAATTGTCACCTACGCCTTTAACCCTGCGGTGGGCTACCGGCCGACCTCCTGGCTGAGTATTGGCGCCGGCCTGAATCTTCTTTACCTTGACGCTACCCTGGAGAAGCAGGTTAAACTCTCCTTTATCGGACTCGACGATGGACAGCAAAAATTCACTGGGGACGGAACAGGAGTGGGATTCAATCTGGGCATTCTTCTTAAACTGAACCCGAAAATACAGTTTGGGGCAGGTTATCGAAGTCCCATAAAGGTTGACATCGATGGTCGCGTCAACTTCACTCTTCCTGACCCGGGTCTAGCGGTTATACTGCCTGATACGACAGCACAAACGGATATCACCTTGCCCCAGCAATTGGTCGCCGGACTGGCCTTTTTCCCCACCGACAATCTTACCCTTGAGACGGGCATCCGCTGGGAAGACTGGTCTTCTTACGATGAGTTGCACATCACCTTCGCCCAACCAGTGGGCGGCTCGACCTTCGCCATTTACCCGAAAAACTGGCAGGCCACCTGGGCCTGGAACCTGGGCGGGAAATATCGCCTGAACGAAAGGATCTCCCTGCTAGCCGGATATCTGTACGGCGAAGACGCCATTGGCGATGCCACTTTTGAGCCGTCCGTCCCCGATGCAGACTCCCACCTGTTCTGCCTCGGCACGACCCTGCACTTCGACCGGCTGGCCATATCGCTCAGTTACGGCTACCAACACCTTGAAGGCAGGCGCAAGAACAACAGCTTTCTGCCCGATGTCGATCCAGCAGTGTCAGACCCGGCCGACTACGCCAGGGGAAGCTACGAGTCAGAGCTCCACCTGCTTGGATTAAGTGCTGGATACCATTTTTGA
- a CDS encoding HD domain-containing phosphohydrolase, with the protein MTKQGWVALLSKNDEKVLAEKNLPLYNSRIIHAYLALLKDKYPHIDVNKILRHAHMDPCEVADQGHWFSQEQVDLFYEKLVQLTGDESIAREAGRHAASPEALGAMRQYLLGLVGPARVFNLIQKTSVQFTRSSEYSSRELDSNRVEITVTPRSGVQEKEFQCENRMGFFEAIIMMFNFHRPGVTHPECLFRGDPCCRYVVSWEDTLASLWAKIRLRSIPLFFLLVFGSLLYAPGFTLTVILPALTIILFGLTVIMDIAEKKELRSSLSILMGSTEKLVDQININHANASLTNEIGQALSQQTDIDSILDKTIKILENYLDYQRGMILLANPDRTTLEYKGGFGYTEEQEALLKNTNFDLTRAESAGIFIRSFREKQPFLINDLKDIGQQLSERSLKFASFLGVKSFICCPIISEEETVGILAVDNLKAPRPLVHSDMSLLMGITPFIGISMHNVKLMNARVEQFKSTLQVLAASIDARDPLTAGHSEKVTEYALGICQEMDLPQDFTEMIRVAALLHDYGKLGVPDSILKKEGRLTSDEYEAVKTHSLKTRTILEQINFEGVMAEVPIVAGAHHEKYDGTGYPEGLIGEQIPLGARILAVADFFEAITAKRHYREPMPLDVAFELLREGIGRHFDARVVIAFMDYYTRAYLGKPATDPGRSSVTRNDPRVPIKVQLSIEFSGASWPGYTVDMGPGGLYATSNQTVSLGQRLHLSFDLPGPTTTTIRVQGRVAWVNNMDIRRKPSYPLGFGIEFTLISDAEKRAIADHLKAAPSAVAPY; encoded by the coding sequence ATGACGAAACAGGGATGGGTGGCGCTATTGTCCAAAAACGACGAAAAAGTCCTCGCCGAAAAAAATCTTCCGCTGTATAACAGCCGAATCATTCACGCCTATCTCGCCCTTCTAAAAGACAAATACCCGCACATCGACGTCAATAAAATTCTGCGGCATGCCCACATGGATCCCTGCGAGGTCGCCGATCAGGGGCACTGGTTCAGTCAGGAACAGGTCGACCTGTTCTACGAAAAACTTGTTCAGCTCACTGGTGACGAATCGATCGCCCGGGAAGCGGGGCGGCACGCGGCTTCCCCCGAGGCGCTGGGCGCCATGCGTCAATATCTTCTTGGCCTCGTCGGCCCGGCCCGCGTTTTCAATCTGATCCAGAAAACTTCGGTTCAATTTACCCGTTCATCCGAGTACAGTTCCCGGGAGCTCGATTCCAACCGGGTCGAAATCACGGTCACCCCCCGCAGTGGCGTTCAGGAAAAAGAATTCCAGTGTGAAAACCGGATGGGTTTTTTCGAAGCCATCATCATGATGTTCAATTTTCATCGCCCGGGCGTCACCCACCCTGAATGTCTTTTCAGGGGAGACCCCTGCTGCCGGTATGTTGTTTCCTGGGAAGACACCCTGGCCTCTCTCTGGGCCAAGATCAGGCTCAGGTCCATCCCCCTGTTCTTTCTCCTCGTTTTCGGGTCCCTGCTCTACGCCCCCGGGTTCACTCTAACCGTCATCCTCCCCGCTCTCACGATCATCCTCTTCGGCCTGACCGTCATCATGGATATTGCCGAAAAGAAGGAACTGCGTTCCAGCCTGAGCATCCTCATGGGCTCAACAGAAAAACTGGTGGACCAGATCAACATTAACCACGCCAATGCCAGCCTGACCAATGAAATCGGTCAGGCCCTCAGCCAGCAGACTGACATTGACAGCATTCTGGACAAGACAATCAAAATCCTGGAAAACTACCTGGATTACCAACGCGGCATGATTTTGCTGGCCAATCCCGACCGCACCACATTGGAGTACAAGGGCGGATTCGGTTACACGGAAGAGCAGGAAGCTCTTTTAAAAAACACCAATTTCGATCTGACCCGGGCCGAATCGGCCGGCATTTTTATCCGATCTTTCCGCGAAAAGCAGCCCTTTCTGATCAATGACCTTAAAGACATCGGCCAGCAACTCTCCGAGCGGAGCCTTAAATTCGCCAGTTTTCTTGGCGTGAAATCCTTCATTTGTTGCCCGATTATCAGCGAAGAAGAGACGGTAGGCATTCTGGCCGTGGATAATCTCAAGGCACCACGCCCCCTCGTACACAGTGACATGAGCCTTCTGATGGGCATCACCCCCTTCATCGGCATCAGCATGCATAACGTCAAGCTCATGAATGCCCGCGTAGAGCAGTTCAAATCGACCCTGCAGGTGTTGGCGGCCAGCATCGACGCGCGAGACCCCCTGACAGCGGGACATTCGGAAAAGGTCACCGAATACGCTCTGGGCATATGTCAGGAGATGGACCTGCCCCAGGACTTTACGGAAATGATCCGTGTGGCCGCTCTTTTACACGACTACGGTAAATTGGGTGTCCCCGATTCCATCCTCAAGAAGGAGGGCCGTCTGACCAGCGATGAATACGAAGCGGTCAAAACGCATTCCCTGAAGACGCGTACTATTCTCGAACAGATTAATTTTGAGGGAGTTATGGCTGAGGTACCCATCGTGGCCGGGGCCCATCATGAAAAATATGACGGCACCGGTTATCCCGAAGGGCTCATAGGAGAGCAAATTCCCCTGGGGGCCCGCATCCTCGCTGTTGCCGACTTTTTCGAAGCGATCACTGCCAAAAGGCATTATCGCGAGCCAATGCCCCTAGATGTTGCCTTCGAACTGCTGCGAGAAGGGATTGGTCGTCATTTTGACGCCCGCGTCGTCATTGCCTTTATGGATTACTATACGCGGGCATACCTGGGGAAGCCAGCCACGGACCCCGGGCGCTCTTCTGTAACCCGGAATGACCCGCGCGTCCCTATAAAGGTTCAGCTCTCTATAGAATTTTCTGGCGCTTCCTGGCCAGGCTATACGGTAGACATGGGTCCGGGAGGCCTCTATGCCACCAGTAACCAGACCGTCAGCTTGGGGCAACGACTGCATCTCAGCTTCGACCTCCCCGGCCCCACGACCACAACCATCCGGGTCCAGGGCAGGGTCGCCTGGGTCAACAACATGGACATCAGGCGAAAACCGTCCTATCCCTTGGGCTTCGGCATTGAATTCACGTTGATTTCAGACGCGGAAAAACGGGCCATTGCCGATCACCTCAAAGCAGCCCCGTCCGCAGTGGCCCCTTATTGA
- the rodA gene encoding rod shape-determining protein RodA yields MFDRRLLTHFDWFFLGLVCLVAAIGMMNLYSASAPWSQGGTPIYVKQMYWFALGIVIALIVCMFDYRHLEYMGFFFYGFNVLLLVGVLLVGKTSMGATRWLDLGFFNLQPSEVMKIVIIITLACHFSRKGHAFGHNLRELVPPFSLLTIPVLLIMKQPDLGTSMMVVFIGLTVALFAGIQRLTFIGLTVLGFLGAYGGWFLLHDYQRERVYTFLNPERDPLGSGYHIIQSKIAVGSGGFWGKGFMKGTQSQLSFLPERHTDFAFSVFAEEWGFVGGFGLLALYLLIIIWGLYIARRAADKFGMFLALGVVAMLFWHMVVNLGMVIGLLPVVGVPLPLFSYGGTSMVTTMIGVGLLLNVSMRRFKF; encoded by the coding sequence ATGTTTGACCGCCGTTTACTGACACACTTCGACTGGTTTTTCCTGGGGTTGGTCTGCCTTGTGGCCGCCATCGGTATGATGAACCTGTACAGCGCCTCCGCCCCCTGGTCCCAGGGGGGAACCCCCATCTACGTCAAACAGATGTACTGGTTTGCTTTGGGAATTGTCATTGCCCTGATCGTCTGCATGTTCGATTATCGTCACCTTGAGTATATGGGGTTTTTTTTCTACGGGTTCAACGTGCTCCTGCTGGTCGGTGTCCTTCTGGTCGGGAAGACCTCCATGGGGGCCACACGCTGGCTCGACCTCGGTTTTTTCAATCTGCAGCCGAGCGAAGTCATGAAAATCGTCATCATTATTACGCTGGCCTGCCATTTCAGCCGAAAGGGACACGCTTTCGGCCACAACCTCAGGGAACTGGTCCCTCCTTTTTCGCTGCTGACGATACCCGTTTTGCTGATCATGAAGCAACCCGACCTGGGTACGTCGATGATGGTCGTCTTTATCGGCCTGACGGTCGCCCTCTTTGCCGGCATACAGAGGCTCACTTTTATTGGGTTGACCGTACTGGGATTTCTGGGGGCGTACGGGGGTTGGTTCCTGCTGCATGACTACCAGCGAGAGAGGGTCTATACGTTTCTTAACCCCGAACGAGATCCCCTGGGTTCCGGGTATCACATCATCCAATCCAAAATAGCCGTGGGCAGTGGCGGTTTCTGGGGCAAAGGCTTCATGAAGGGAACCCAGTCCCAGCTCTCTTTTTTGCCGGAACGGCATACCGATTTCGCTTTTTCCGTCTTTGCTGAAGAGTGGGGTTTTGTTGGCGGCTTTGGTCTGTTGGCGCTCTATCTGCTGATTATTATCTGGGGTCTCTACATTGCCCGACGTGCGGCAGACAAATTCGGCATGTTTTTGGCCCTGGGGGTTGTCGCCATGCTGTTCTGGCATATGGTGGTGAATCTGGGGATGGTCATTGGTCTGCTTCCTGTCGTCGGCGTCCCTTTGCCTCTTTTTTCCTACGGAGGCACCAGTATGGTGACAACCATGATCGGGGTCGGGCTGCTGCTAAACGTCAGCATGAGGCGCTTCAAATTCTGA
- the mrdA gene encoding penicillin-binding protein 2 — translation MGLNAGWSETPGLKTRFVVVSVAAAVVFLLLLMRLWYLQVINADVYLRLSEKNRLRYIPVEAPRGSIYDRDGLLLVDNRPAFGVSVLRQDVEDSDLLLETLAGYLDEDAVTLHERYQKGKRLPAYRPLPLAEDIGRDRMEVIQENASDLPGLLTGVRPVRSYPYQESGAHLFGYLGEITEQQLQSQDFSGYRSGEFVGKSGVEKRLENTLRGHEGQQRLEVDVRGKLLRSLQTRDPFPGNRVYLTIKRDLQLAAEVAFEDHAGAAVMLDVHSGEVLALVSRPSFNPEAFAQGISSEEWISLLKDSRHPLQNKALTGQYPPGSTFKIVSALAALKSGLITASTSVECTGKLEVGDREFRCWKRTGHGKTNLKKALKESCDVWFYQVAQDLGIDRLSETASDLGLGSPLGIDLEGEKSGLIPTRDWKRRRFGAPWYDGETVIASIGQGYVLTTPLQLAVMTATVANGGTVYRPQVVKKIVDLVGNVLVEHSPEIIKSTPFSPRDLSAVHTGLVAAVNEPGGTAWSRKLDGLKVAGKTGTAQVVRLKDDDDKEEDEDKIPYRFRDHALFVAYAPADAPEVAVAVVVEHGRHGSSVAAPIAMKMMANYFGVDVGALPDHVPYAGD, via the coding sequence ATGGGACTCAATGCCGGCTGGTCGGAGACTCCCGGCCTGAAAACCCGTTTTGTTGTGGTGTCTGTGGCGGCAGCGGTCGTTTTTCTTCTACTGTTGATGCGTCTGTGGTATCTGCAGGTCATCAATGCCGATGTCTATCTGCGGCTTTCAGAAAAGAATCGATTGCGTTATATTCCCGTCGAAGCGCCGCGGGGTTCCATCTATGATCGTGACGGCCTGCTTTTAGTCGATAACCGGCCGGCTTTCGGGGTCTCTGTGTTGCGTCAGGACGTGGAAGATAGTGATCTTCTTCTGGAAACGCTTGCCGGTTACCTGGATGAGGATGCCGTCACTCTGCACGAACGCTATCAGAAGGGAAAAAGGTTACCCGCCTACCGGCCACTTCCCTTGGCGGAAGATATCGGGAGGGATCGCATGGAAGTCATCCAGGAAAATGCTTCTGATCTTCCCGGTCTGCTCACCGGTGTTCGTCCCGTCCGATCTTATCCGTACCAGGAAAGTGGTGCTCATCTGTTTGGTTATCTTGGCGAGATTACCGAGCAGCAATTACAGAGTCAGGATTTTTCAGGATACCGATCGGGTGAATTTGTCGGTAAAAGTGGTGTTGAAAAACGACTGGAAAACACCCTGCGCGGGCATGAAGGGCAGCAACGACTTGAGGTTGACGTCAGAGGCAAGCTTCTTCGCAGCCTCCAGACCCGAGACCCCTTTCCGGGAAATCGAGTTTACCTGACCATCAAGCGGGATTTGCAGTTGGCCGCCGAAGTGGCTTTTGAAGATCATGCCGGGGCGGCCGTGATGCTGGATGTTCATTCAGGTGAAGTTCTGGCTCTGGTCAGTCGGCCTTCCTTCAACCCGGAGGCTTTCGCGCAGGGCATAAGTTCTGAAGAGTGGATCTCCCTTCTGAAGGATTCACGCCATCCGCTGCAGAATAAGGCTCTAACGGGACAGTATCCTCCCGGGTCGACATTCAAGATTGTGTCCGCACTGGCTGCCTTGAAGTCGGGACTGATCACCGCGTCTACATCCGTTGAATGCACCGGGAAGCTCGAGGTGGGCGACAGGGAATTCCGCTGTTGGAAAAGAACGGGGCACGGCAAAACGAATTTGAAAAAGGCCCTGAAAGAAAGCTGTGATGTCTGGTTTTATCAGGTTGCGCAGGATCTCGGTATCGACAGGCTCTCCGAAACTGCCTCGGACCTGGGTCTTGGCAGCCCCCTTGGTATTGATCTGGAGGGGGAGAAGTCGGGACTGATACCGACCCGGGACTGGAAACGACGGCGGTTTGGCGCTCCCTGGTACGATGGTGAAACGGTCATTGCCTCTATCGGACAGGGCTATGTGTTGACCACGCCCCTGCAGTTGGCGGTTATGACGGCCACGGTGGCCAATGGCGGTACCGTGTATCGCCCTCAGGTCGTAAAGAAGATTGTCGATCTTGTCGGCAATGTTCTGGTGGAACATTCCCCCGAAATTATTAAATCAACCCCCTTCTCTCCAAGAGATCTGTCGGCGGTCCATACCGGGCTGGTGGCTGCCGTGAACGAACCGGGAGGAACGGCCTGGAGTCGTAAGCTCGACGGCTTGAAGGTGGCTGGGAAGACGGGAACTGCTCAGGTTGTCCGTCTCAAGGACGACGATGACAAAGAGGAGGATGAGGATAAGATTCCTTACCGTTTCCGGGACCACGCGCTTTTTGTAGCTTATGCGCCGGCCGACGCACCCGAAGTTGCCGTTGCGGTCGTTGTTGAACATGGTCGACATGGCAGCAGCGTCGCCGCCCCGATTGCCATGAAAATGATGGCCAATTATTTCGGGGTTGACGTTGGTGCCCTGCCCGATCATGTGCCCTATGCGGGAGACTGA